In Dioscorea cayenensis subsp. rotundata cultivar TDr96_F1 chromosome 11, TDr96_F1_v2_PseudoChromosome.rev07_lg8_w22 25.fasta, whole genome shotgun sequence, a single genomic region encodes these proteins:
- the LOC120271583 gene encoding uncharacterized protein LOC120271583, with the protein MDDIDPHILKEHSALVDALYGPNHSAATTQTQPSIDPSSQAFATTQTATQLRMRMQKLLAWGGKGFDAATNIAKAQYKDKGTDRRSKKRNSYKKEKGMGTPKNI; encoded by the exons ATGGATGACATTGATCCGCATATTCTAAAGGAGCATTCTGCACTG GTTGATGCTCTGTATGGACCCAACCACTCAGCAGCTACAACACAGACACAACCCAGTATAGACCCTTCTTCACAG GCTTTTGCTACAACACAAACTGCCACTCAACTTAGGATGAGGATGCAGAAATTGCTTGCATGGGGAGGTAAGGGTTTTGATGCTGCCACAAATATTGCCAAGGctcaatataaagataaaggTACTGATCGCAGAAGTAAAAAAAGGAACTCTTacaagaaggaaaaagggaTGGGTACCCCCAAGAACATCTAG
- the LOC120272627 gene encoding long-chain-alcohol oxidase FAO4A-like, producing the protein MAPPKVHDVSNDESGKRWSLWSGRPFGPNKLFKKEQESLAALCDALLPSMDLSNSNTKEEAVSEFYTTSASMTGTPDMIGSMLAGEFQHPAVPLLRLALLLLSTWYGTFILCGRDSLSDKFPYFQKFSKVDVSKREQILLSWSLSPFALIRMLFKAIKFITMRLFFSQVDEKGKNVTWQAMDYIGPDPDLQGKKNQEEEKCKGPLHSILVHINTKPHQAILDQLQQTGFPAPTLSSSNLLTIHCDAVIIGSGSGGSVAASVLAKSGHKVIVVEKGHYYQTTDLSLLEGPTASVMYEGGGVIATDNIGVVMLAGSTIGGGSTINWSASIRTPDYVIKNWCHDHGLELFSSSAYQRALDSVCERMSVQPHVLKEGFNNAVLRKGCAQLGIPVTNVPCNAPSDHYCGWCHLGCKDAKKKSAQETWLVDLVESGNGLIIPGCSVLKVLHKIKNGCNRSEATGVVVQLEQYDQQQAFVIESKITIVACGALNTPPLLKRSGLKNKHIGKNLHVHPCAMAWGYFPEEQQGWPEKTMRSYEGAIITAMASVVSKQDGYGVILQTPALHPGMFSVLMPWISAQDFRERMRRFSRTAHVFALARDKGAGMTDYPKSLTYKLADSDEENLREGLVMALKILAAAGAEEIGTHHCDGERFRVKGSEKNKFDEYLVRVRKMKRRNVWTPISTAHQMGSCRMGVDQKTSAVSPDGETWEVEGLFVADTSVFPTALGVNPMVTVMAIAHCIANSALRFLERKI; encoded by the exons ATGGCTCCACCCAAAGTTCATGATGTTTCTAATGATGAGTCTGGCAAAAGATGGAGTCTCTGGAGTGGGAGACCATTTGGCCCTAACAAACTCTTCAAGAAAGAACAAGAATCTCTCGCTGCTCTCTGTGATGCTCTCCTTCCATCCATGGATCTTTCAAACAGTAATACTAAAGAAGAAGCTGTGTCTGAGTTCTACACCACTTCTGCCTCCATGACTGGCACACCAGATATG ATTGGAAGTATGTTAGCCGGGGAATTCCAACACCCGGCGGTGCCGTTGCTGCGGTTGGCGTTATTGTTATTGTCGACGTGGTATGGGACTTTCATTTTGTGTGGACGAGATAGCTTGTCTGATAAATTCCCTTACTTTCAGAAGTTCTCCAAAGTGGATGTTAGTAAACGGGAGCAAATCCTTTTATCTTGGTCTCTAAGCCCTTTTGCTCTCATCAGAATGCTTTTCAAGGCCATCAAGTTCATCACCATGCGTCTATTTTTCTCACAg GTGGACGAGAAGGGTAAGAACGTAACATGGCAAGCAATGGATTATATTGGACCAGACCCAGATTTGCAAggaaagaaaaaccaagaagaagagaaatgcAAGGGTCCCCTGCACTCAATCCTTGTACATATCAACACAAAACCTCATCAAGCCATATTAGATCAACTGCAACAAACCGGATTCCCAGCGCCCACCTTATCATCTTCAAACCTCCTCACCATCCACTGCGACGCAGTCATCATCGGCTCTGGCTCCGGTGGCAGCGTTGCCGCCTCCGTCCTCGCCAAATCCGGCCACAAAGTCATAGTGGTTGAGAAAGGCCATTACTACCAAACAACTGACCTTTCCCTTCTTGAAGGTCCAACTGCGTCAGTGATGTACGAGGGTGGTGGCGTTATAGCCACCGACAACATCGGAGTCGTGATGCTCGCCGGCTCCACTATCGGCGGTGGCTCCACCATCAACTGGTCGGCTTCAATCCGAACTCCGGATTATGTAATCAAGAACTGGTGCCATGACCACGGACTTGAACTTTTCAGCTCTAGTGCTTACCAACGAGCACTTGACTCAGTCTGTGAAAGGATGAGCGTGCAGCCACACGTTCTAAAAGAAGGGTTCAATAACGCTGTTCTTAGAAAAGGGTGCGCCCAGTTGGGCATTCCCGTGACTAACGTGCCGTGTAATGCGCCTTCGGATCACTACTGTGGTTGGTGTCATCTTGGATGTAAAGACGCAAAGAAGAAGAGTGCTCAAGAGACGTGGCTTGTTGATCTGGTTGAGTCCGGCAATGGGTTGATCATACCTGGCTGCAGTGTTTTGAAAGTCTTGCATAAGATAAAGAATGGCTGCAATCGAAGTGAAGCCACCGGTGTGGTTGTACAACTTGAGCAATACGACCAGCAGCAAGCGTTTGTAATTGAGTCGAAGATAACTATAGTGGCATGCGGCGCACTAAATACGCCACCATTGCTCAAGAGAAGTGGACTCAAGAACAAGCACATCGGCAAGAATCTCCATGTCCATCCTTGTGCCATGGCATGGGGTTACTTCCCGGAGGAACAACAAGGTTGGCCGGAGAAAACCATGCGAAGTTATGAAGGTGCTATAATCACTGCCATGGCTAGCGTTGTCTCCAAACAGGATGGCTACGGAGTGATCCTTCAAACACCGGCGCTGCACCCCGGGATGTTCTCTGTGCTGATGCCGTGGATCTCGGCCCAAGACTTTAGGGAGAGGATGAGAAGGTTTTCAAGAACTGCTCATGTATTTGCTCTAGCTCGAGATAAAGGGGCCGGAATGACTGATTACCCAAAGTCATTAACTTATAAGTTGGCTGACTCTGACGAAGAGAATCTCAGAGAAGGGTTGGTGATGGCCTTAAAGATACTTGCGGCGGCAGGAGcggaggagattggcacacatcaCTGTGACGGAGAAAGGTTCAGAGTGAAAGGaagtgaaaagaataagttTGATGAGTACTTGGTAAGAgtgaggaagatgaagaggaggaaTGTTTGGACGCCTATAAGTACTGCACATCAGATGGGGAGTTGTAGGATGGGAGTGGACCAGAAAACATCAGCAGTGAGTCCAGATGGGGAGACGTGGGAGGTCGAAGGCCTCTTTGTGGCAGATACCAGTGTGTTTCCCACCGCGCTTGGAGTGAACCCCATGGTCACCGTCATGGCCATAGCTCATTGCATTGCTAATTCTGCGTTGAGGTTTCTTGAGAGGAAGATTTAA
- the LOC120271584 gene encoding uncharacterized protein LOC120271584 — protein sequence MSITTQQEARESSGVPFHYPMLTSSNYTTWAIKMGVAKHKTAKVVWDSLKTRYVGADRVKQARLHTLKSEFESQRMKQSESIDDFAGKLSVMASRYISLGATMEDSTMVKKLLDSVLDKFFPVVAGIEQFYDVARRQGGTSSGRDKRHIKCFNCNKMGHYASECRTKHRDEEVNLTQDKEEESALQLAVCAKKPQDIVLLNEKKVIPKLFSTGENHQDSGIWYLDNGPSNHMTGQRSFFSDLDEGFVGQVRFGDGSTVQIKGKGVILFECKNREQWLLTEWQAPVEGEAMLQPTVQDQFADRFSYLSHCKH from the exons ATGTCGATCACCACTCAGCAGGAGGCGAGGGAGAGCAGCGGAGTGCCGTTTCATTATCCGATGCTGACATCGTCCAACTACACAACGTGGGCAATCAAGATGGGG GTTGCAAAGCATAAGACGGCAAAAGTAGTTTGGGACAGTCTTAAGACGAGGTATGTTGGCGCAGATCGGGTCAAGCAGGCACGACTTCATACATTAAAGAGTGAATTTGAATCCCAGCGGATGAAGCAAAGTGAGTCAATTGATGATTTCGCCGGTAAGTTGAGCGTTATGGCTAGCAGGTACATCAGTCTTGGTGCCACCATGGAGGATTCTACCATGGTGAAGAAGCTGCTCGACTCGGTCCTCGACAAGTTCTTCCCTGTGGTTGCAGGGATTGAACAGTTCTATGATGTTGCGAGGAG GCAAGGTGGTACCAGCAGTGGCAGGGATAAAAGGCACATCAAGTGCTTCAACTGCAACAAAATGGGACATTACGCCTCTGAATGCCGCACCAAGCATCGGGATGAGGAGGTAAATCTTACCCAAGACAAAGAGGAAGAATCTGCACTGCAATTGGCCGTGTGTGCAAAGAAGCCACAAGATATAGTTCTGTTAAATGAGAAGAAGGTGATACCGAAGCTGTTTTCCACTGGTGAAAACCATCAAGATTCCGGCATCTGGTACTTGGATAATGGGCCAAGCAATCACATGACAGGACAACGTTCTTTCTTTAGCGATCTGGATGAAGGTTTTGTTGGACAGGTTCGGTTTGGTGATGGATCCACCGTGCAAATTAAGGGCAAAGGTGTTATCTTGTTTGAGTGTAAGAACAGAGAACAGTGGCTACTGACAGAG TGGCAGGCTCCTGTTGAAGGTGAGGCAATGTTGCAACCGACTGTACAAGACCAATTTGCAGATCGGTTCTCCTATCTGTCTCACTGCAAGCATTGA